In the genome of Bacillus sp. S3, one region contains:
- a CDS encoding family 20 glycosylhydrolase: protein MDIKLVGLEEQQDLPVNEILNLLNIQQSHGGIPIHVEKIESGIYVQFNGHEGKLAYQEAHQFFRALGLLIEGIRKGEPFEITEKPIYNSLGVMIDCSRNAVLKVETFQTIIKHLALMGYSTVQLYTEDTYEIKDYPYFGYMRGRYTGEQLKTMDQYANRFGIELVPCIQTLAHLGTALKWNSFSDIVDCNDILLIDEEKTYQLIEAMFRTMSENIASRNINIGMDEAHMMGLGKYLDQHGYQDRSTLMLKHFNRVMEIARKYGYKPMMWSDMFFRLASAGEYYDIDSPIRQDVMEMIPDDISLVYWDYYSVEPEKYDGMLKKHKQLCDKIIFAGGAWKWMGFSPNNQFSRHAGEMAHHSCVRNGIKDVLITAWGDNGAEASIYSILPTLQLWAELCYTDQADTSRLEERFATCVDGHYADFMSLDMTMLVPDNTSLDIHSMNPPKYILYQDILYGLFDRHVKPNEYASHFHSCTKTFEQCMGRNPNWEAVFRTQFALSRLLELKCEAGINIRNAYHSKHRDILGAYCYSLLPEMKRRAEDFMAAYRTQWLTENKIFGLDVFDIRMGGLLQRIQTAINRLDEYLTGRVVELEELEQEILYYNGQEQDGETKAISANLWHTIATPSVIAGI from the coding sequence ATGGACATAAAATTAGTAGGGCTGGAGGAACAACAGGACCTTCCTGTCAATGAAATTCTAAATCTGTTAAACATCCAACAATCGCATGGCGGAATCCCGATCCATGTTGAAAAGATAGAATCCGGAATTTATGTTCAATTTAATGGTCATGAAGGGAAGCTCGCCTATCAAGAAGCACATCAATTCTTCCGTGCCCTTGGACTATTAATAGAGGGTATCAGAAAAGGCGAGCCATTCGAAATAACGGAAAAGCCTATCTATAACAGCCTCGGTGTCATGATTGACTGCTCAAGAAATGCCGTTTTAAAGGTGGAAACCTTTCAAACAATCATCAAGCATCTGGCCTTGATGGGCTATTCTACGGTGCAATTATATACAGAGGATACTTATGAAATAAAGGATTACCCGTATTTTGGTTACATGCGCGGAAGGTATACTGGGGAACAATTGAAGACCATGGATCAGTATGCAAATAGGTTTGGGATTGAGCTTGTTCCTTGCATCCAAACACTGGCACATCTCGGAACAGCTCTTAAGTGGAACTCTTTTTCCGATATCGTCGATTGTAATGATATTTTACTAATTGATGAAGAAAAAACGTATCAACTGATTGAAGCGATGTTCCGGACGATGTCTGAAAATATCGCGAGCCGGAACATCAATATCGGCATGGATGAAGCACATATGATGGGGCTCGGTAAATATCTTGATCAGCATGGCTATCAAGACCGTTCAACCCTGATGCTGAAGCATTTTAATCGTGTCATGGAAATCGCTCGAAAGTACGGCTACAAGCCGATGATGTGGAGCGATATGTTTTTCCGGCTGGCCAGTGCAGGTGAGTATTATGACATCGACAGCCCCATTCGCCAGGATGTGATGGAGATGATTCCTGATGATATTTCCCTCGTTTATTGGGATTACTATTCTGTTGAACCGGAAAAATATGACGGTATGTTGAAGAAGCATAAACAGCTTTGTGACAAGATTATTTTTGCAGGCGGTGCTTGGAAATGGATGGGTTTTTCACCGAATAATCAATTTAGCCGGCATGCCGGGGAGATGGCACATCACAGCTGTGTGCGTAACGGTATTAAGGATGTGCTAATCACGGCGTGGGGTGATAACGGTGCGGAAGCTTCCATTTATTCAATCCTTCCTACGTTGCAGCTTTGGGCGGAGCTTTGTTATACGGACCAGGCAGATACAAGCCGTCTTGAGGAACGATTCGCCACCTGTGTTGATGGCCATTATGCTGATTTCATGAGTTTAGATATGACGATGCTTGTGCCTGATAACACTTCACTTGATATTCACTCGATGAACCCGCCGAAATATATATTATACCAGGATATCCTGTATGGGCTATTTGATCGGCACGTGAAGCCAAATGAGTACGCCTCCCATTTTCACAGCTGTACAAAAACCTTTGAACAATGTATGGGTAGAAACCCAAATTGGGAGGCAGTGTTCCGCACGCAATTTGCCTTAAGCAGATTACTAGAATTAAAGTGTGAGGCGGGAATTAACATTCGTAACGCCTATCACAGCAAACATCGCGATATTCTAGGAGCCTATTGTTATTCCCTTTTACCTGAGATGAAAAGGCGAGCGGAGGATTTCATGGCTGCATACCGTACCCAGTGGCTGACGGAAAATAAGATATTTGGGCTCGATGTATTTGACATTCGAATGGGCGGCCTGCTGCAGCGAATACAAACCGCCATCAACCGGCTTGATGAGTACCTGACGGGTAGAGTAGTCGAGCTAGAAGAATTGGAGCAAGAAATTCTCTACTATAACGGGCAAGAACAGGATGGAGAAACGAAAGCGATCAGCGCAAATTTATGGCACACGATTGCCACACCATCTGTCATCGCCGGGATTTAA
- a CDS encoding sulfatase has protein sequence MRILYLDLDSLRPDHIGAYGYHRDTTPNIDKIAEEGVIFTNYYCTDAPCLPSRSALMSGRFGIHNGVVGHGGTAADMRREGPSRDFNDKLVYESLPSSLRQIGYKTTTISTFAERHSAWTFNAGFNEVFNVGAKGHESAEQVLPVALKWLDDNGSSDNWFLHLNFWDPHTPYRTPEEFGQPFANEPLPEWLTEEVFQQHKQKVCQHSIDHMNELAKTHYFKWPRHGKQIENYDDLRLILDNYDCAIRYMDNHIGHVLRKLEELGVMEDTAILITADHGENMGELGIYSEHGTADQGTCRIPMIIRWPTGLKGKVDEGLHYHIDLAPTFASLLGARNAPSWDGRSYANSIIKGEDTGREYLVMSQCAHVCQRSVRFEDWLYIRTYHDGQNGFPKEMLFNLKDDPYEQQNLAEERRDICKTAVYFLNEWHDEMMSTMDFDVDPLWTVMKEGGPLHAKEFKR, from the coding sequence ATGAGAATACTTTATTTAGATTTAGACTCGCTCCGCCCCGACCATATTGGTGCTTATGGATATCATCGGGATACAACACCAAATATTGACAAGATCGCAGAAGAGGGCGTCATATTCACGAATTATTATTGCACAGATGCACCTTGCCTGCCGTCACGTTCGGCCTTAATGTCAGGCAGATTCGGAATCCATAATGGTGTCGTCGGCCATGGTGGAACAGCGGCGGATATGAGACGTGAAGGACCTAGCCGTGACTTCAATGATAAGCTAGTTTATGAGAGTCTGCCGAGTTCACTACGGCAGATTGGCTATAAAACAACAACCATCAGTACTTTTGCTGAAAGACATTCCGCCTGGACGTTCAATGCCGGATTCAATGAGGTGTTTAATGTTGGAGCGAAGGGCCACGAATCAGCGGAGCAGGTGCTGCCGGTAGCTCTTAAATGGCTGGATGACAACGGCAGTTCAGATAACTGGTTTTTACATTTGAATTTCTGGGATCCGCATACTCCTTATCGGACACCCGAAGAGTTCGGACAACCGTTTGCGAATGAACCGCTGCCTGAATGGTTGACGGAAGAGGTATTTCAACAGCACAAGCAAAAGGTGTGTCAGCACAGCATCGATCATATGAATGAACTTGCTAAAACCCATTACTTCAAATGGCCGCGCCATGGGAAGCAAATTGAAAACTACGATGATTTACGATTGATACTCGATAACTACGATTGTGCCATTCGCTATATGGATAACCATATTGGTCATGTGCTGCGAAAGTTAGAGGAGCTGGGTGTTATGGAAGACACAGCCATTCTGATTACTGCCGATCATGGCGAAAATATGGGCGAATTAGGGATTTACTCTGAGCATGGTACGGCCGATCAAGGGACATGCAGAATTCCGATGATTATTCGCTGGCCTACTGGATTAAAAGGGAAGGTTGATGAGGGCCTGCATTATCATATCGATCTTGCCCCAACCTTTGCTAGTTTGCTAGGAGCCCGAAATGCTCCGTCATGGGATGGAAGAAGCTATGCTAACAGTATTATAAAAGGTGAAGATACAGGTCGGGAATATTTGGTTATGTCACAATGTGCCCATGTTTGCCAGCGTAGTGTCAGGTTTGAGGATTGGCTCTATATCCGCACTTATCATGATGGACAGAACGGGTTCCCGAAGGAAATGCTGTTTAACTTGAAGGATGATCCGTATGAACAGCAGAACTTGGCTGAAGAACGCCGTGATATCTGCAAAACGGCCGTTTATTTCCTTAATGAGTGGCATGATGAAATGATGTCGACAATGGACTTTGACGTCGATCCGTTATGGACAGTTATGAAAGAAGGCGGGCCATTGCACGCTAAAGAATTCAAAAGATAA
- a CDS encoding carbohydrate ABC transporter permease, with protein MRSVRRSTFYIGMTAFCLIWIYPFLWMVSASFKTQGEFFKNGLSLIPEHFTFENIIRAWNEANFEQYFLNSVVITVGTIIIVLLSTATCGYVLGRYSFRGKKIVYALLIASMFVPTEFAIIPIYDLIKSMGLMNTRFGVILAESGGNHIIFILLFATFFAKIPKELEEAALMDGSGFFQTFFTVMLPLAKPVIGSVVIMQFIWSWNSFLMPLILTLNAPDARPLSVGLYALRGENIVDWTGIAAGGTIAIVPIVVIFLCLQRYFVDGIAGSVKG; from the coding sequence ATGAGAAGTGTGAGAAGATCAACATTTTACATCGGGATGACCGCTTTTTGCTTGATCTGGATCTATCCGTTCTTATGGATGGTCTCAGCGTCCTTTAAGACGCAGGGTGAATTTTTTAAAAATGGCCTTTCGTTGATTCCAGAACACTTTACTTTTGAAAATATCATCCGGGCATGGAATGAAGCGAATTTCGAACAGTACTTTTTAAACAGTGTCGTTATTACGGTTGGTACGATTATCATCGTGCTGCTCTCAACTGCTACTTGCGGGTATGTACTCGGGCGTTATTCGTTTAGGGGCAAGAAAATCGTTTATGCGCTATTAATTGCTAGTATGTTCGTTCCAACGGAGTTTGCGATTATTCCAATTTACGATTTAATCAAATCAATGGGTCTGATGAATACAAGATTTGGCGTCATCCTCGCAGAGTCCGGCGGCAATCATATTATTTTTATTTTGTTATTTGCAACCTTTTTTGCAAAAATTCCAAAAGAACTTGAAGAAGCGGCCCTTATGGACGGAAGCGGCTTTTTCCAGACCTTTTTTACTGTTATGCTGCCACTTGCGAAGCCTGTTATCGGCAGTGTAGTGATTATGCAATTTATCTGGTCTTGGAACTCGTTTTTAATGCCGCTGATTTTGACGCTCAACGCTCCGGACGCTAGGCCGCTGTCGGTTGGTTTATACGCCCTTCGCGGTGAGAACATCGTCGACTGGACAGGGATTGCTGCAGGAGGAACGATTGCGATCGTGCCAATTGTTGTCATTTTCCTCTGTTTGCAGCGCTACTTTGTCGATGGGATTGCAGGGTCGGTGAAGGGGTGA
- a CDS encoding carbohydrate ABC transporter permease: MKENIRTLSTDGLTVKKKTKTKTKSKSSNVAWYWVFLFPTLALFAMFQGWPILASWYYATLDWSGLTPDAKFVGLRNFINVAQDPYFWNAFKNSFKFMLGTVPFHLLVALVLAVILHRPGLKAANLFRTFIFLPVVTTTSIVGIIMVFIWGSDGAVNDTLLKLGLLERPINWLGDADWSMFTVILISVWKNLGVNLIYWLAGLQSISKDLYEAAEVDGASGVKKFFYITVPLLIPIGTIILLLNVVNSLKAFDLIKTMTNGGPFFATDVVSTYIYRYAFTSEMGLPQLGYASAAGLFFAVTICLLAIIQSLVQKRIKGGKNL, translated from the coding sequence ATGAAGGAGAACATTCGTACATTAAGCACAGACGGTTTGACAGTAAAGAAAAAGACGAAGACGAAAACAAAATCAAAATCGAGTAATGTAGCTTGGTACTGGGTGTTTTTATTCCCTACGTTAGCATTATTTGCAATGTTCCAAGGCTGGCCAATTTTGGCCAGCTGGTACTATGCTACTCTTGATTGGTCAGGGCTGACACCGGATGCTAAATTTGTCGGGCTGCGGAATTTCATTAATGTCGCCCAGGATCCTTATTTCTGGAATGCATTTAAGAATAGCTTTAAATTCATGCTGGGCACAGTGCCATTTCATTTGTTAGTTGCTTTGGTGCTCGCCGTTATTTTGCATCGTCCAGGACTTAAGGCGGCCAATCTATTCCGTACCTTCATCTTCCTTCCAGTCGTCACGACTACTTCCATTGTCGGGATTATCATGGTATTTATTTGGGGAAGTGATGGGGCGGTCAATGATACATTATTGAAGCTCGGTCTGTTAGAGCGGCCAATCAACTGGTTAGGCGATGCTGATTGGTCGATGTTTACGGTCATTTTAATTTCAGTTTGGAAAAACCTTGGGGTTAACTTAATCTACTGGCTTGCAGGCCTGCAGTCGATTTCAAAGGATCTATACGAAGCGGCAGAGGTTGATGGGGCATCAGGGGTAAAGAAATTCTTCTATATTACGGTTCCCCTTTTGATTCCAATCGGAACGATCATTCTCTTATTGAATGTCGTCAATTCATTGAAAGCATTTGATTTAATAAAGACGATGACGAACGGCGGGCCGTTCTTTGCCACCGATGTGGTATCGACTTATATTTATCGCTATGCATTTACCAGCGAAATGGGGCTCCCTCAATTAGGGTATGCGTCCGCAGCAGGTCTCTTCTTTGCCGTTACAATTTGTTTGCTCGCCATTATCCAATCCCTCGTGCAAAAGCGTATCAAAGGTGGTAAGAATTTATGA
- a CDS encoding ABC transporter substrate-binding protein: MKRKFKAIGILLMLVLILQIFAGCAKSTADSGKKEKSEEKKTDEQITLRVMDWADSEKPYRDQFIKDFEARHPNIKIEYTLLTSDQFQNTITTAIKSGDAPDLFPIPPGMKLSTAVAGDWFQPLDKYLDDEFKSRFMDGVFVEGITMQDGKIYTIPAKLDLPNTLVFYNKQLFKDAGLDPENPPKTYSEFRAAAKAITKAEDGKAYGIIEGGKTIVRWKNPVIDWSAQGGSGLNPHSPLSLVTNDANYDSKAVVDVMNLFKGMNDDGSYHPKTMSIAAPEARALFGQGQAGFIIQGEWCIGVWKKDNPDLDFGVMAPPVPDNGQEGYLPRPNLQPWLGIAKTSKHPEAAAQYLKEYYSKDYQSVLVKAGDRFSILKDVNESAAEIEQFKQYYNIAMENSRLAPSVEIRNPETAKIFGKYKDPQPGLGDILQGVIAGALKDPKDQLKMLSKNVNTSLDQAIDAAKAEGAKVSKDDFKFSNWSPDKDYTAQDYEAIKK; this comes from the coding sequence ATGAAAAGGAAATTTAAAGCAATTGGAATTTTGCTCATGTTAGTACTTATTTTACAAATATTTGCTGGATGTGCAAAATCTACCGCTGATAGTGGCAAAAAGGAAAAGTCCGAGGAAAAAAAGACGGATGAGCAGATCACCTTACGAGTTATGGACTGGGCGGACAGTGAGAAACCGTACCGTGATCAATTTATCAAAGATTTTGAAGCAAGACACCCAAATATTAAGATTGAATACACGCTGCTAACAAGCGATCAATTCCAAAATACGATTACAACCGCCATTAAATCAGGTGATGCGCCGGATTTGTTCCCAATTCCACCGGGCATGAAACTTAGCACAGCGGTTGCCGGCGATTGGTTTCAGCCGTTAGACAAATATTTAGACGATGAATTTAAGAGCCGTTTCATGGATGGCGTCTTCGTTGAAGGCATTACCATGCAGGATGGGAAAATCTATACGATCCCAGCGAAATTGGATTTGCCAAACACACTTGTTTTTTACAATAAACAGTTATTTAAAGATGCAGGGTTAGATCCAGAGAATCCGCCAAAGACATATAGTGAATTCCGTGCCGCAGCCAAAGCGATTACAAAGGCGGAAGATGGAAAAGCCTATGGCATCATCGAAGGGGGAAAAACCATTGTCCGCTGGAAGAATCCAGTGATTGACTGGTCTGCACAAGGTGGAAGTGGTTTGAATCCACATTCTCCGCTTTCATTAGTAACCAACGATGCAAACTATGACTCAAAGGCTGTTGTTGATGTTATGAATCTATTTAAAGGGATGAATGATGACGGAAGCTATCATCCAAAAACAATGAGCATTGCTGCACCTGAAGCACGCGCATTATTTGGCCAAGGACAAGCAGGATTCATTATTCAAGGTGAATGGTGCATCGGTGTTTGGAAAAAGGACAATCCAGATTTGGACTTTGGCGTGATGGCGCCGCCAGTTCCTGATAACGGTCAAGAAGGATACTTGCCAAGACCAAACTTGCAGCCATGGCTTGGAATTGCGAAAACAAGTAAACATCCTGAAGCTGCTGCCCAATATTTAAAAGAATACTACAGCAAAGATTATCAGTCTGTATTAGTAAAAGCAGGAGACCGTTTCTCGATCTTAAAAGATGTCAACGAGAGTGCTGCTGAAATCGAGCAATTTAAACAATATTACAATATCGCGATGGAAAATTCTCGTTTAGCACCAAGCGTTGAAATTAGAAACCCTGAAACAGCTAAGATTTTTGGGAAATATAAAGACCCGCAGCCAGGATTAGGTGATATTCTTCAAGGTGTGATTGCCGGTGCGTTAAAGGATCCAAAAGATCAGCTTAAGATGTTATCGAAAAATGTAAACACTTCACTTGACCAAGCAATTGATGCAGCAAAAGCGGAAGGTGCAAAGGTAAGTAAAGATGATTTCAAATTCTCTAATTGGAGTCCCGATAAAGATTATACGGCCCAAGATTACGAGGCAATTAAGAAATAG
- a CDS encoding OmpL47-type beta-barrel domain-containing protein has translation MQVKLKKWVLVLVLLVFGFSIFSDASVNAAGATLSGAGQESFIYYVDATNGDDANDGLSQQSPWKSLEKVSSTTFQPGDKILLKSGEKWTGSLHPLGSGTAEKPIILDKYGEGSKPLIEGQGVPYVIGLYNQEHWRIGNIEVTNYTPVPGTEPRTGVEIIGEDYQAGDTDDIENVAVLHNIHLHDLYIHDVNGLHKKGVYGSAGINVLVRRNQEGLPHRVTKFDQVLIENNKVENVTRTGIMVNSAWTHREQQGGPVVDPTIPWTPATNVVIRGNEVLHVSGDGIVPHITTGALVEHNRVHGYNEAEKDYNAGMWTYNGDYTVYQFNEVSGGKTIKDGMSFDYDNGTKGLIFQYNYSHDNEGGTVLICQNEKNGSVSDGIFRYNISQNDHYQMITVCSGSNYSNMQFYNNVFYVGPGIKNNLLIDQNGNAPAGNGEAIFNNNIFYNLGTGGYTAKSTWKYDGNLFYGNNVPTKAAIPDANMLTANPVFINPGKATSINDLDGYQLKNYSPAINSGAVITNNGGTDFWGNPLYYQQPDRGAYEQQTDKEAAPPTEPEDPPVSNDDLNNIALGKTATTSGSFLQNPALATDGLANDTNQYTGLDKGVQWMQLDLGGEYKVNRVKLWHYFGGGRTYNDVIVQLSNTPDFSSGVTTVFNNDTDNSAGQGAGTDQEYKETANGKEITFAPVEARYVRFWSNGSKTNAWNHMVEAKVYGTSLTPTNVALGKAPTSGSFVNDSERITDGLTNDSNQYAGLAKGLQWMQLDLGAVYNLSSVKLWHYFADARTYKDVIIQLSTTPDFSSHVTTVFNNDADNSAGQGVGADKEYKESADGKEITFTPVNARYVRFWSNGSIGNVWNHYVEAEVYGIAADLDRTPPVTTDDATEGWHRDEQIVNLSAADEGSGVAKTFYSLDDSSFVVGTSVRIMDDGVHTLKYYSVDHEGNMEDVKTAFVKIDRTAPQITPKGSLDVYQFETVTIDFGMVDELSGITDYEVSLDGIPVQNPSELAPLTLQAGKHTIKITAADYAGNEATKEFALNILIDVAHLPDVLEAGKSQIHNQGIYDSLLAKVKQAAKKQGEPNVLVSLENELQAQSGKHIDSSFAQLLLDDINFLKN, from the coding sequence ATGCAAGTGAAATTGAAAAAATGGGTATTAGTTTTGGTCTTACTGGTGTTTGGCTTTTCGATTTTTTCAGATGCAAGTGTAAATGCAGCGGGTGCCACCCTATCGGGAGCAGGTCAAGAGTCGTTCATCTATTATGTTGACGCAACAAATGGCGATGATGCAAATGACGGTTTATCCCAACAAAGCCCATGGAAGTCTCTTGAAAAAGTAAGCTCAACAACGTTTCAGCCAGGTGATAAAATCCTGTTGAAGTCAGGAGAGAAATGGACAGGATCGCTTCATCCGTTAGGATCGGGGACCGCTGAAAAACCAATCATCTTGGACAAGTATGGGGAAGGCTCTAAGCCATTAATCGAAGGGCAAGGAGTGCCATATGTTATTGGATTGTATAATCAGGAGCATTGGCGTATCGGAAATATTGAAGTGACTAATTATACACCGGTGCCGGGAACGGAGCCGCGGACTGGTGTGGAAATCATTGGAGAAGATTATCAAGCAGGGGACACGGATGATATTGAGAATGTAGCTGTATTACATAATATTCATCTGCATGACCTCTACATTCACGATGTGAACGGCCTTCATAAAAAAGGGGTCTATGGCAGTGCCGGAATCAATGTGTTAGTAAGACGGAACCAGGAAGGACTGCCGCATCGGGTAACCAAATTTGATCAGGTTCTGATTGAAAATAATAAGGTGGAAAATGTAACCCGGACAGGAATTATGGTTAATTCCGCTTGGACTCACCGCGAGCAGCAAGGTGGACCTGTTGTTGACCCGACCATCCCATGGACACCGGCTACGAATGTTGTGATTCGAGGTAATGAGGTCCTTCATGTTAGCGGCGATGGGATTGTACCGCATATTACAACCGGTGCGCTGGTGGAGCATAATCGGGTGCATGGATACAACGAAGCCGAGAAAGATTATAACGCCGGGATGTGGACCTATAACGGAGATTACACCGTTTACCAATTTAACGAGGTTTCCGGTGGAAAAACCATTAAAGACGGCATGTCATTTGACTATGATAATGGAACGAAGGGGCTTATTTTTCAATATAACTACAGCCATGACAACGAAGGCGGCACGGTGCTGATTTGTCAAAATGAAAAGAACGGTTCCGTTTCTGACGGCATTTTCCGCTATAATATCAGCCAAAATGACCATTATCAGATGATTACCGTGTGCAGCGGCAGCAACTATAGCAATATGCAATTCTATAACAATGTGTTTTATGTCGGACCGGGAATCAAGAATAATCTCTTGATTGACCAAAACGGAAATGCACCGGCAGGGAATGGCGAAGCCATTTTTAACAATAATATATTCTATAATCTTGGTACAGGCGGTTATACAGCCAAGTCTACCTGGAAATATGACGGCAACCTATTCTACGGTAACAATGTCCCAACGAAGGCAGCCATCCCTGATGCCAATATGCTTACCGCTAATCCTGTGTTTATCAATCCAGGGAAAGCTACAAGCATAAATGACTTGGATGGCTACCAATTGAAAAATTATTCGCCGGCAATCAATAGCGGGGCGGTAATCACGAATAATGGCGGTACAGATTTCTGGGGCAACCCGCTTTATTACCAGCAGCCGGATCGCGGTGCTTACGAGCAGCAGACCGATAAAGAAGCAGCGCCGCCAACAGAGCCGGAAGACCCGCCCGTTTCAAACGATGACTTAAATAATATTGCCTTAGGGAAAACCGCTACGACCTCAGGGAGCTTCCTTCAAAATCCGGCGCTTGCAACTGATGGCTTGGCGAACGATACGAACCAATATACTGGGCTTGACAAAGGTGTGCAGTGGATGCAGCTCGACCTCGGCGGTGAGTATAAAGTCAACCGTGTGAAGCTGTGGCATTATTTCGGCGGTGGCCGAACCTATAATGATGTGATTGTCCAGCTTTCCAATACGCCCGATTTCTCAAGCGGAGTCACGACGGTATTTAATAATGATACTGACAATAGTGCAGGCCAAGGTGCCGGCACGGATCAAGAATACAAGGAAACAGCAAATGGAAAGGAAATCACCTTTGCCCCTGTTGAGGCAAGATATGTTCGATTCTGGTCGAATGGCAGCAAGACCAATGCATGGAACCATATGGTCGAGGCAAAAGTATATGGAACAAGTTTGACACCGACGAATGTCGCTCTTGGTAAAGCGCCAACATCAGGCAGCTTTGTGAATGATTCCGAGCGGATTACGGATGGCCTGACAAACGATTCCAATCAGTATGCGGGGCTTGCAAAGGGGCTGCAGTGGATGCAGCTTGATCTAGGGGCCGTTTACAATCTAAGCAGTGTGAAGCTGTGGCATTATTTTGCGGATGCCCGAACCTATAAGGATGTCATTATCCAGCTGTCAACTACGCCTGATTTTTCAAGTCATGTGACAACTGTGTTTAATAATGATGCCGACAATAGTGCAGGCCAAGGTGTGGGTGCGGACAAAGAGTATAAGGAATCGGCAGACGGCAAGGAAATCACATTCACACCGGTGAATGCAAGATACGTTCGTTTTTGGTCCAACGGCAGCATCGGAAATGTTTGGAATCATTATGTCGAAGCGGAGGTTTACGGGATCGCAGCTGACCTTGACAGAACACCACCAGTTACAACGGACGATGCCACGGAAGGATGGCACCGTGATGAACAAATAGTAAACCTATCAGCCGCAGATGAAGGCAGCGGGGTAGCGAAAACCTTCTACAGTTTAGATGACAGCTCATTTGTCGTGGGGACTTCCGTCAGAATCATGGATGACGGTGTCCATACACTGAAATACTACAGTGTCGACCATGAAGGAAATATGGAAGACGTCAAAACAGCGTTTGTGAAAATCGATCGGACAGCTCCCCAAATTACGCCAAAAGGATCATTAGATGTTTATCAGTTCGAAACAGTGACGATTGATTTCGGTATGGTGGATGAATTAAGCGGAATCACCGATTATGAAGTTAGCTTAGATGGAATACCTGTACAAAACCCATCCGAGCTTGCACCGTTAACCCTGCAGGCAGGCAAGCACACGATCAAGATCACCGCAGCGGATTACGCTGGAAATGAAGCGACGAAGGAATTCGCATTGAATATACTAATCGATGTGGCCCATCTGCCAGATGTTTTGGAAGCAGGCAAATCCCAGATTCATAATCAGGGTATTTATGATAGTCTGCTCGCAAAGGTGAAGCAGGCTGCCAAGAAGCAGGGTGAACCAAACGTCTTGGTTTCGTTAGAAAATGAGCTGCAAGCCCAATCGGGCAAACACATCGATTCATCCTTTGCTCAACTGCTATTGGATGATATAAATTTTTTGAAAAATTAA